A genome region from Flavobacterium sp. CFS9 includes the following:
- the glmS gene encoding glutamine--fructose-6-phosphate transaminase (isomerizing), with amino-acid sequence MCGIVGYIGHREAYPIVVKGLKRLEYRGYDSAGVMLYDAESGIKLCKTKGKVSDLEVKVKESLDTAGSIGIGHTRWATHGVPNDVNSHPHLSNSGELVIIHNGIIENYAPLKEELIKRGYTFKSDTDTEVLVNLIEEVQKNEGLKLGKAVQIALNQVVGAYAIAVFDKKNPNEIVAARLGSPLAIGVGEGEYFIASDASPFIEYTSNAIYLEDGEMANIRLHKPLKVRKIKDDSLVDPYIQQLQMNLEQIEKGGYDHFMLKEIYEQPSVIKDTYRGRLHANEGIVQMAGVEDNLEKFLNAKRILIVACGTSWHAGLVAEYIFEEFTRIPVEVEYASEFRYRNPIINKDDVVIAISQSGETADTMAAIKLAKENGAFVFGVCNVVGSSISRESHAGAYTHAGPEIGVASTKAFTTQITVLTMIALRLGKAKGTLSNTDFHTYLQELEIIPEKVAEALETNDRAKEIAAAFKDAPNCLYLGRGYNFPVALEGALKLKEISYIHAEGYPAAEMKHGPIALIDEHMPVIVIAPKQGHYDKIVSNIQEIKSRSGKIIAVVTKGDTQVRELADYVIEIPETSDALSPLITTIPLQLLSYYIAVMRGCNVDQPRNLAKSVTVE; translated from the coding sequence ATGTGTGGAATTGTTGGATATATCGGTCATCGAGAGGCTTATCCTATTGTAGTCAAAGGATTAAAGCGACTCGAGTACAGAGGATATGACAGTGCCGGTGTTATGTTGTATGACGCTGAATCAGGGATAAAACTTTGTAAAACAAAAGGGAAGGTTTCGGATCTTGAGGTTAAAGTTAAAGAAAGCTTAGACACAGCCGGAAGCATAGGAATTGGACATACACGTTGGGCAACTCATGGAGTTCCAAATGATGTAAATTCACACCCGCATCTTTCTAATTCAGGAGAGCTGGTTATAATTCATAATGGAATTATTGAGAATTATGCGCCACTTAAAGAAGAATTGATAAAGAGAGGTTATACTTTTAAATCAGATACAGATACCGAAGTTTTAGTGAACTTAATTGAAGAAGTTCAGAAAAACGAAGGATTGAAATTGGGTAAAGCGGTTCAGATTGCCTTAAATCAGGTGGTAGGAGCTTACGCAATTGCTGTTTTTGATAAAAAGAACCCAAATGAAATTGTAGCAGCCAGATTGGGTAGTCCATTGGCAATTGGTGTTGGAGAAGGAGAGTATTTTATTGCCTCTGATGCTTCACCGTTTATTGAGTACACTTCAAACGCGATCTATCTTGAAGATGGTGAAATGGCAAACATTAGATTGCACAAACCGCTAAAAGTTAGAAAAATTAAAGATGATTCATTAGTAGATCCTTACATTCAGCAGCTTCAAATGAACTTGGAGCAAATTGAAAAAGGAGGTTATGATCATTTCATGTTGAAAGAAATCTACGAGCAGCCAAGCGTTATAAAAGACACGTACAGAGGAAGACTTCATGCAAATGAAGGAATTGTTCAAATGGCTGGTGTTGAAGATAATTTAGAGAAATTCTTAAACGCAAAACGTATTTTAATCGTTGCTTGTGGTACTTCATGGCATGCCGGTTTAGTTGCTGAATACATCTTTGAAGAATTCACACGTATTCCGGTTGAAGTAGAATACGCATCAGAATTCAGATACCGTAATCCAATCATCAACAAAGACGATGTTGTAATTGCGATTTCTCAATCAGGAGAAACGGCAGATACGATGGCGGCTATTAAGTTGGCGAAAGAAAACGGAGCGTTTGTTTTTGGAGTTTGTAATGTCGTAGGTTCTTCTATTTCAAGAGAAAGTCATGCCGGTGCTTATACGCATGCGGGACCAGAAATTGGAGTAGCATCGACAAAAGCCTTTACAACTCAAATTACAGTTTTAACCATGATTGCATTGCGATTAGGTAAAGCCAAAGGAACCTTGTCAAATACTGATTTCCATACCTACTTACAAGAATTAGAAATCATCCCTGAAAAAGTTGCAGAAGCATTAGAAACGAACGACAGAGCAAAAGAAATTGCGGCAGCATTTAAAGATGCGCCAAATTGTTTGTACTTAGGACGTGGTTACAATTTCCCTGTAGCATTGGAAGGAGCATTGAAGCTTAAAGAGATCTCGTACATCCATGCTGAAGGTTATCCTGCTGCTGAGATGAAACACGGACCAATTGCTTTGATTGATGAGCATATGCCGGTTATCGTTATTGCACCTAAACAAGGGCATTATGATAAAATTGTAAGTAACATTCAGGAAATCAAATCCAGAAGTGGTAAAATCATCGCGGTAGTTACCAAAGGAGATACGCAAGTTCGCGAATTAGCGGATTATGTGATCGAAATCCCTGAAACTTCAGATGCATTGTCACCATTGATTACAACTATACCGTTACAATTACTATCTTACTACATTGCAGTAATGAGAGGTTGTAATGTTGATCAGCCACGGAATTTGGCGAAATCGGTTACAGTAGAATAA
- a CDS encoding DUF4270 domain-containing protein yields the protein MYNTSFIKKILLVATVVLLYSCDKDFNAIGDGLIGDDHFGLESEKYEVLAYNQEVTPIQSNGSVNYGLGIYDNAVFGSSTASFVTQVSLDTYAPTIGDAPEIVSVVLSVPYFNHVKTANSDGSRTFVLDSIYGASNGKIKLGVYESGVQMRSSYFDGGAQFAQLYNTDMDTDTGVDSYINFDKSKKPYVATGKPLNDDPNVAQNEEFFFNASEITDVTTDPATGKETSTKVAPEMRLNLNKAFFLDKILKAPAAKLASADVFQEYFRGLYFKVERSGSSPANMALLNFATNGKITIKYKAKTAITTDPDATMEDKTLVIKLTGASASLLKEGKDPAYASAIANPNKTTGDDRLYLKGGQGSLAVLELNGFGAKLDEIRTKKWLVNEANLVFSIDSDKMTGTYEPKRIYLYNLDDNVPIVDYVNDPTSSSNPLVNKAIYSGIINVDPTTKRGTTYKIRLTNHIRNMIKNATVKNVKLGLVVTGDASTIASNKLKLKNSVISEVPRASVISPLGTVLFGGTSSTTIPTGKKLQLEVYYTKPN from the coding sequence ATGTACAATACTTCTTTTATTAAGAAAATACTATTAGTTGCAACAGTTGTCCTTTTATATTCTTGCGATAAAGATTTTAATGCGATTGGTGATGGCTTGATCGGAGATGATCACTTTGGTCTGGAATCTGAAAAATATGAAGTTTTAGCTTATAATCAGGAAGTAACCCCAATCCAGTCAAACGGATCGGTAAATTATGGTTTAGGTATTTACGATAATGCAGTTTTTGGCAGTTCGACCGCCAGTTTTGTGACTCAGGTTAGTTTAGACACGTATGCACCTACTATTGGTGATGCACCGGAAATTGTAAGTGTGGTGCTTAGTGTTCCTTATTTTAATCATGTAAAAACGGCAAACAGTGACGGAAGCCGAACTTTTGTACTGGATTCTATTTATGGAGCCTCTAATGGTAAAATTAAATTAGGGGTTTATGAATCAGGCGTTCAAATGCGTAGTTCTTATTTTGACGGAGGGGCACAATTTGCGCAGTTGTATAATACAGACATGGATACAGATACAGGTGTAGACAGTTATATCAATTTTGATAAATCTAAAAAACCTTATGTTGCTACCGGGAAGCCTTTAAATGATGACCCTAACGTAGCACAAAATGAGGAGTTCTTCTTCAATGCAAGCGAGATAACGGATGTAACTACAGACCCTGCAACAGGTAAAGAAACGAGTACTAAAGTTGCGCCTGAAATGCGCCTGAATCTGAATAAAGCTTTCTTTTTAGATAAAATTCTTAAAGCTCCGGCTGCTAAATTGGCTTCTGCCGATGTTTTTCAGGAGTATTTTAGAGGGTTGTATTTTAAAGTAGAGCGTTCAGGAAGTAGTCCGGCTAATATGGCTTTGCTGAATTTTGCAACAAATGGTAAAATTACGATTAAATACAAGGCTAAGACGGCTATAACAACAGATCCCGATGCTACAATGGAGGATAAGACCTTAGTTATTAAGCTAACAGGTGCTTCGGCAAGTTTGCTTAAAGAAGGAAAAGACCCTGCTTATGCCAGTGCGATAGCAAATCCGAATAAAACGACAGGAGACGACAGGCTTTATTTAAAAGGAGGACAAGGATCGTTAGCAGTACTGGAACTGAATGGTTTTGGTGCTAAACTGGATGAAATCAGAACAAAAAAGTGGTTAGTGAATGAAGCTAATTTAGTTTTTTCTATCGATAGTGATAAAATGACCGGTACTTACGAGCCTAAACGAATTTATTTGTATAATCTGGATGATAATGTGCCTATCGTAGACTACGTAAATGATCCGACTTCTTCCTCTAATCCGTTAGTGAATAAGGCAATATATAGTGGGATTATTAATGTAGATCCTACGACCAAAAGAGGTACTACCTATAAAATTAGATTAACCAATCATATTCGTAATATGATTAAGAATGCAACTGTGAAAAACGTAAAGTTAGGTTTGGTGGTGACAGGTGATGCAAGCACAATAGCTTCTAACAAATTAAAACTAAAAAACAGCGTTATCTCAGAGGTACCTAGAGCCTCAGTTATTAGTCCATTAGGGACGGTATTATTTGGAGGCACTTCAAGTACAACTATTCCAACAGGGAAGAAATTGCAGCTTGAAGTTTACTACACGAAACCAAATTAA
- a CDS encoding glycogen/starch synthase, translated as MKDKRILYVSSEVVPYLAENEVSLMSYDVPKMINDQGGQIRIFMPRYGNINERRHQLHEVIRLSGMNLVVNDLDMPLIIKVASIPKERIQVYFIDNDEYFKRKATFADEDGVLYPDNDERAIFFAKGVVETVKKLNWVPDIIHVHGWLASMLPIYMKHYYKNEALFSETKIVTSVYGQSFDENLDLEMINKVKFDGVPHESVADLETPNYENILKASILHSDAVIIASEHVSPSLTKFIESSGKPFLPFATKDAFADAYTNFYKTMGL; from the coding sequence ATGAAAGATAAGAGGATATTATATGTATCATCTGAAGTCGTGCCTTATCTGGCTGAAAATGAGGTTTCTTTAATGTCTTATGACGTTCCCAAAATGATTAACGATCAAGGAGGTCAGATTAGAATTTTCATGCCAAGATATGGAAATATTAATGAGAGAAGACACCAGTTACACGAAGTAATTAGACTTTCAGGAATGAACTTGGTAGTGAATGACTTAGATATGCCATTGATTATTAAAGTTGCTTCTATTCCGAAAGAAAGAATTCAGGTTTACTTTATTGATAATGATGAATATTTTAAACGTAAAGCAACTTTTGCTGATGAAGACGGGGTTTTGTATCCTGATAATGATGAAAGAGCTATCTTTTTTGCAAAAGGAGTTGTTGAAACTGTAAAAAAACTAAACTGGGTTCCGGATATCATCCATGTTCACGGTTGGTTGGCTTCGATGTTGCCTATTTACATGAAGCACTATTATAAAAATGAAGCTTTATTTTCTGAAACCAAGATCGTAACGTCGGTTTACGGACAATCTTTTGATGAAAATCTGGATTTGGAAATGATTAATAAAGTGAAATTTGACGGGGTTCCACATGAATCAGTTGCTGATCTGGAAACACCTAACTACGAAAATATCTTAAAAGCCAGTATATTGCATTCTGATGCTGTAATTATAGCTTCTGAACATGTATCTCCAAGTTTAACAAAATTTATAGAATCTTCAGGAAAACCTTTTTTACCTTTCGCCACGAAAGATGCATTCGCTGATGCGTATACAAATTTCTACAAAACGATGGGTCTTTAA
- the panC gene encoding pantoate--beta-alanine ligase: MFALNFNNTAMHIFYGKVALIAYLKTIKTANSTIGFVPTMGALHQGHLALMQRSLKENDDTVVSIFVNPTQFNNPEDLEKYPRTLEEDVKKMRGLSDKMILYAPSVEDIYEGHTVSEAFDFDGLENQMEGKFRPGHFNGVGTIVKRLFEIVTPTNAYFGEKDFQQLQIVKKMVEKNHLPVNVVGCPIFREDNQLAMSSRNERLTAEERKEAAIIFKVLTEAKEIFQKGTSEETIQFVENSFKDNERFNLEYFVIADESTLLPIEYKDKDKNYRAFIAVFVNSIRLIDTISLN, from the coding sequence ATGTTTGCACTAAATTTTAATAATACTGCCATGCATATTTTCTACGGTAAAGTAGCTTTGATAGCCTATTTGAAAACTATCAAAACCGCAAATTCCACTATTGGATTTGTACCCACAATGGGAGCTTTACACCAAGGGCATCTGGCTTTAATGCAAAGATCACTGAAAGAAAATGACGATACTGTTGTGAGTATTTTTGTGAACCCAACTCAGTTCAATAATCCTGAAGATCTCGAAAAATACCCACGTACTTTGGAAGAAGACGTGAAGAAAATGAGAGGTTTAAGTGACAAAATGATCCTATACGCTCCGAGTGTAGAAGATATTTATGAAGGACACACCGTTTCTGAAGCTTTTGATTTTGACGGTTTAGAAAATCAGATGGAAGGAAAATTCAGACCAGGTCATTTTAACGGAGTCGGAACTATCGTAAAACGTTTATTCGAAATCGTGACTCCAACCAATGCTTATTTTGGAGAAAAAGATTTTCAGCAGCTGCAGATTGTTAAAAAAATGGTCGAAAAAAATCATTTACCTGTAAATGTTGTGGGCTGTCCTATTTTCAGAGAAGACAACCAACTTGCCATGAGTTCCCGAAACGAACGCTTAACGGCTGAAGAACGAAAAGAAGCAGCTATAATTTTTAAAGTACTTACGGAAGCAAAAGAAATATTTCAGAAAGGCACTTCTGAAGAAACGATTCAGTTTGTCGAAAATTCTTTCAAAGACAACGAAAGATTCAACCTCGAATATTTCGTCATTGCTGATGAATCCACATTATTACCTATAGAATACAAAGATAAAGACAAAAACTACCGTGCCTTTATAGCGGTATTTGTTAATTCTATCAGGTTGATTGACACCATTTCATTAAATTAA
- the panD gene encoding aspartate 1-decarboxylase: MQIQVIKSKIHRVKVTGADLNYIGSITIDETLLEASNIIEGEKVAIVNINNGERFETYAIKGEKNSGEITLNGPAARKVQKDDIIIIISYATLEFEEAKTFKPWIIFPNENDNSLT; the protein is encoded by the coding sequence ATGCAAATTCAAGTTATAAAATCTAAAATTCATCGAGTTAAAGTAACCGGAGCCGATTTAAATTATATTGGCAGCATTACTATTGATGAAACTTTACTGGAAGCTTCAAACATTATTGAAGGCGAAAAAGTAGCAATTGTAAACATTAATAATGGCGAACGTTTTGAAACTTACGCAATCAAAGGAGAGAAAAATTCAGGAGAAATTACCCTGAACGGACCTGCCGCGAGAAAGGTTCAAAAAGACGACATTATCATTATCATCTCTTATGCTACCCTGGAGTTTGAAGAAGCTAAAACTTTCAAACCATGGATCATTTTCCCAAATGAAAACGATAATTCGTTAACCTAG
- a CDS encoding alpha/beta hydrolase: MKKVYLLITLISISVFSQKKFDNIKSEKLGEERRITIGLPESYDANPDKKYPVLYLLDGDYLFDPFSGAVSYGTYWGDLPEMIIIGVHQNKNDEREDDTTIDQNTGLPFEKGANFFEFVGAELVPYVEKKYRTSPFRIIAGHDVTASFINFYLYKEQPLFNAYIAFSPELANKMEIRVPEKLAKVTEPVFYYLSVADGDNKKLKEPIEKLDSNIKIANNPLVSYKYDLFKGTTHYTQVLHAIPSALYQIFDVYKPINSFEYNNKIAVLETGYADYLENKYNTMSKVLGVQIPVRISDFKVIENLILKKNAYDELGKMAEIGNVNYPKAMLGEYELGLMYEKMGDPKRASKKYQNASQMEPIGDLNKDLMYEKMDQMNALAKTTK, translated from the coding sequence ATGAAAAAAGTTTACCTACTTATTACTTTAATTTCAATTTCTGTCTTTTCGCAGAAAAAATTTGACAACATTAAATCCGAAAAGCTCGGAGAAGAACGAAGAATAACCATTGGACTTCCGGAATCTTACGACGCTAATCCTGATAAAAAATATCCCGTTTTGTATTTACTGGATGGCGATTATTTATTCGATCCCTTTTCCGGCGCCGTAAGTTATGGTACGTATTGGGGAGACTTACCTGAGATGATCATTATCGGTGTCCATCAAAACAAAAACGACGAACGCGAAGACGATACTACAATTGATCAAAATACCGGACTTCCATTTGAAAAAGGAGCAAACTTTTTTGAATTTGTAGGGGCTGAATTAGTTCCTTATGTTGAGAAAAAATACCGCACATCTCCTTTCAGAATTATTGCCGGACATGACGTAACCGCCAGTTTCATTAATTTTTACCTTTACAAAGAGCAGCCTCTTTTTAATGCCTACATTGCTTTTAGTCCTGAACTGGCCAATAAAATGGAAATTAGAGTACCGGAGAAACTTGCTAAAGTTACAGAACCAGTATTCTATTATCTTTCTGTAGCTGACGGAGACAATAAAAAACTCAAAGAACCTATCGAAAAGTTAGACAGCAATATAAAAATTGCCAATAATCCGTTAGTAAGCTACAAATACGATTTATTCAAAGGCACCACTCACTATACTCAGGTTTTACATGCAATCCCTAGTGCCTTATATCAAATTTTTGATGTTTACAAGCCTATTAATTCCTTCGAATACAACAATAAAATTGCTGTTTTGGAAACGGGATATGCTGATTATTTAGAAAACAAATACAATACGATGTCTAAAGTTCTGGGAGTTCAGATTCCAGTGAGAATAAGTGATTTCAAAGTAATTGAAAATCTTATTCTAAAAAAGAATGCTTATGATGAATTAGGCAAGATGGCTGAAATTGGAAACGTAAACTATCCGAAAGCCATGTTGGGAGAATATGAATTAGGACTGATGTACGAAAAAATGGGAGATCCTAAAAGAGCTTCTAAAAAATACCAAAATGCTTCTCAAATGGAACCAATAGGTGATTTGAATAAAGATTTGATGTACGAGAAAATGGACCAGATGAATGCATTAGCAAAAACCACCAAATAA
- the radA gene encoding DNA repair protein RadA produces the protein MSKVKTSFFCQNCGTQYAKWQGQCNACKEWNTIAEEIIQKQEKVAWKSEPTPGGKAPRPLKINEIDSAQEIRMNTTDGELNRVLGGGIVPGSLTLLGGEPGIGKSTLLLQISLKLPYKTLYVSGEESQKQIKMRAERITPNSDNCYILTETKTQNIFKQIEAIQPEIVIIDSIQTLHTDYIESTAGSISQIRETTAELIKFAKETNIPVILIGHITKDGNIAGPKILEHMVDTVLQFEGDRNHVYRILRSLKNRFGSTAELGIYEMLGSGLREVSNPSEILISHKDEEMSGTAIATTMEGMRPLMIEIQSLVSTAVYGTPQRSTTGYNAKRLNMILAVLEKRAGFRLGAKDVFLNVTGGISVDDPAIDLAVVAAILSSNEDIPVTKGFCFAGEVGLSGEIRPVNRVDQRIQEAEKLGFSTIFVSKYNKIALKNTGIKIELVAKIEDVASILFG, from the coding sequence ATGTCAAAAGTTAAAACTTCCTTTTTTTGCCAGAACTGCGGAACTCAATATGCCAAATGGCAAGGGCAATGCAATGCCTGTAAAGAATGGAATACTATTGCTGAAGAAATTATTCAGAAACAGGAAAAGGTAGCCTGGAAGAGCGAACCTACTCCAGGCGGTAAAGCTCCTCGTCCTTTAAAAATTAATGAAATTGATTCGGCACAGGAAATTCGAATGAATACTACTGATGGTGAATTAAACCGTGTTTTGGGAGGCGGAATTGTCCCGGGATCTTTAACATTATTGGGTGGTGAACCGGGTATTGGAAAAAGTACGCTTTTACTCCAAATTTCACTTAAACTACCTTACAAAACCTTATACGTTTCCGGCGAGGAAAGTCAGAAGCAAATCAAAATGCGCGCGGAGAGAATCACTCCCAATAGCGACAATTGCTACATTTTGACGGAAACAAAAACGCAGAATATCTTCAAACAAATTGAAGCCATACAGCCTGAAATTGTAATTATCGATTCAATTCAGACTTTACATACCGATTATATTGAATCTACAGCAGGAAGCATTTCTCAAATCAGAGAAACCACTGCCGAACTCATTAAATTTGCTAAAGAAACCAATATTCCTGTTATTCTGATCGGACATATTACAAAAGACGGAAATATCGCCGGACCTAAAATCCTCGAGCATATGGTCGATACGGTTTTACAGTTTGAAGGCGATCGCAATCATGTGTACCGAATTTTACGTTCGTTAAAAAATCGTTTTGGTTCCACAGCCGAACTAGGGATTTACGAAATGCTGGGCAGTGGTTTACGCGAAGTATCTAACCCTTCTGAAATATTGATTTCCCACAAAGACGAAGAAATGTCCGGAACTGCGATTGCTACAACTATGGAAGGCATGCGTCCTTTGATGATCGAAATACAGTCGTTGGTGAGTACAGCAGTTTACGGAACTCCCCAAAGAAGTACAACGGGTTATAATGCCAAAAGACTGAACATGATTCTGGCAGTTTTGGAAAAAAGAGCCGGATTTCGTTTAGGCGCCAAAGATGTCTTTCTGAATGTTACGGGTGGAATTTCTGTTGACGATCCTGCTATTGATTTGGCAGTTGTTGCTGCAATTTTATCTTCCAATGAAGACATTCCGGTAACCAAAGGATTCTGTTTTGCCGGAGAGGTTGGACTATCAGGTGAAATTCGTCCGGTAAATCGTGTTGACCAGCGTATTCAGGAAGCCGAAAAACTTGGATTCAGTACTATCTTTGTATCCAAATACAATAAAATTGCGTTAAAAAATACAGGAATCAAAATTGAATTGGTGGCTAAAATTGAAGATGTGGCCAGTATTCTTTTTGGTTAA
- a CDS encoding transglycosylase domain-containing protein, translated as MKFPKQKIYKALLILALVLVVLFLGFYFFRDSLLKQAIAKVTNKMNSEYNSTFSVKSASFDGLSGIKLTNVILVPKNADTLCHIQKIETSISLANLLIGDIQIGTLKINNGYIQLVKKGNVRNFDAFLKKDKSDSDKNEKRKYATFAYRIISKLLNLVPTDMKLENLNFRIDDNGKKTSVAVNKLILDNKQLETDLHVQSKDFDQRWNIKGFADPRNKKADIRFFNLDTGAIRVPYLDERYNLKASFDSIRLNVQNIEKDGSELHLDGYTSITNLKINHPKIASKDVVIKNARFDYRFLLGDSFISIDSTSTMQLNKIKLHPYVSYDTEKDTVYTLKVNIPKMKAQDFIISLPEGLFTHFEGMEADGNFDYKLDFKFNKNKPNALVFDSKLNKEGLKITKYGEADLNKLNGEFVYRAIIQNVLQRPVLVGNANPNYTPLDQISPYLRKCVLTTEDPSFFSHRGFINEAFKQSILKNIRTQKFSRGASTISMQLIKNVFLTREKTLSRKLEEILLVYILENNRVVSKERMLEVYFNIIEWGPNVYGIGEASHFYFQKSPANLNVDECLYLATIIPKPRKFMYQFNDQGNLKDYALKNQKFLKNLMFRRGLLIPEDTLGQLPVYISGNARSFIKIKAPDSTAVKNDSLAVDDEFDL; from the coding sequence ATGAAATTCCCAAAACAAAAAATATACAAAGCACTCCTAATACTTGCATTAGTATTGGTAGTGCTTTTTTTAGGATTTTACTTTTTCCGCGATTCACTTCTGAAACAAGCTATCGCCAAAGTAACCAACAAAATGAATTCGGAATACAACAGTACATTTTCCGTAAAATCAGCTTCATTTGACGGTTTGTCCGGTATAAAATTAACCAACGTGATTCTGGTTCCTAAAAATGCTGACACTCTTTGTCATATTCAAAAAATAGAAACCAGTATCAGTCTCGCTAATCTATTGATTGGTGATATTCAGATTGGAACTTTAAAAATCAACAACGGCTACATCCAACTGGTTAAAAAAGGAAATGTTCGCAATTTTGATGCTTTCTTAAAAAAAGACAAATCAGATTCAGACAAAAACGAAAAACGCAAATACGCCACCTTTGCTTATCGCATCATTTCGAAGCTTCTAAATTTGGTCCCGACCGATATGAAGCTGGAGAATTTAAATTTCAGAATTGATGACAATGGCAAAAAAACGTCTGTCGCTGTCAATAAACTGATTTTAGACAACAAACAGCTCGAAACGGACCTTCATGTTCAAAGCAAAGATTTTGATCAGCGCTGGAACATAAAAGGTTTTGCTGATCCGAGAAACAAAAAAGCCGACATTCGTTTTTTTAATCTCGACACCGGAGCTATTCGTGTTCCCTACTTAGACGAACGCTACAACTTAAAAGCCAGCTTTGACTCCATTCGTCTGAATGTACAGAATATAGAAAAAGACGGCAGTGAATTGCACCTTGACGGTTATACATCAATCACCAATTTAAAAATCAATCACCCAAAAATTGCCAGCAAAGATGTTGTGATCAAAAATGCACGTTTTGATTATCGTTTCTTATTGGGAGATAGCTTTATTTCGATCGACAGCACTTCAACCATGCAATTGAATAAAATCAAACTGCATCCTTATGTTTCTTATGATACCGAGAAAGATACTGTTTATACTTTAAAAGTAAACATTCCCAAAATGAAGGCTCAGGACTTTATCATTTCGCTGCCTGAAGGCTTGTTTACGCATTTTGAAGGAATGGAAGCTGATGGAAATTTTGACTACAAACTTGATTTTAAATTCAATAAAAACAAACCGAATGCGTTAGTTTTTGACAGTAAACTCAACAAAGAAGGTTTAAAAATCACAAAATACGGCGAAGCGGATCTTAACAAACTGAATGGAGAGTTTGTTTATCGCGCCATTATTCAAAATGTACTGCAGCGTCCGGTTTTGGTGGGGAACGCAAACCCTAACTACACACCTTTAGATCAGATTTCACCTTATTTACGAAAATGTGTTCTAACGACTGAAGATCCGTCGTTCTTTTCACATCGTGGTTTTATCAATGAAGCTTTTAAACAATCTATTCTGAAAAACATCAGAACCCAAAAATTCTCACGCGGCGCGAGCACTATCAGCATGCAGCTGATTAAAAACGTTTTCCTGACCAGAGAAAAAACACTTTCCCGTAAGCTGGAAGAAATTTTACTGGTTTACATTTTAGAGAACAATCGAGTTGTGAGCAAGGAAAGAATGCTGGAAGTTTATTTCAACATTATCGAATGGGGTCCTAATGTGTACGGGATTGGAGAAGCAAGTCATTTTTACTTCCAGAAAAGCCCCGCTAATCTGAATGTTGATGAATGCCTCTACTTGGCAACAATTATTCCGAAACCCAGAAAATTCATGTATCAGTTTAACGATCAGGGCAATTTAAAGGATTATGCCTTGAAAAATCAAAAATTCTTAAAGAATCTAATGTTCAGAAGAGGTTTGTTAATTCCTGAAGACACACTTGGACAATTGCCTGTTTACATTTCGGGAAATGCACGTTCCTTTATAAAAATTAAAGCTCCGGATTCTACAGCGGTGAAGAATGATTCTTTGGCTGTTGACGATGAGTTTGATTTATAA